GCCCAGCCCACCAGCGGGGTGACCCGCAGCCCCAGATCGTGCAGGTACCGCCGCTTGTCTCCGGCGGCGAACTCGACATAGGCGCGGGCCCACTGCCGTGCCCAGAGATCCTCGTCGTCGCGATCGAATCCGGCCGATCCCTCCCAGTCCTGCCAGGCCAGGGCGAAAGAATCCTTGATGCCGAGGCGGCGCTGTTCGGGGCTGTCTACGAAGAACAGCCCGCCCAGCGACCAGAACGCCTGACCGCCGAGATTGTTGCGGTTCTCCTGGTCGACGATCAGCACCCGGCGTCCGGCGCGGGTCAGTTCGTAGGCGGCCACGAGTCCGGCCAGCCCGGCTCCGACGACGATGACATCCGGCTGTGACGACGCCACGGGCGCTCCTCCGCATTGGGTGCAGAATGGATACATTCGTGTATCCAACGTGTTCAAAGTAGCAGATATCGATCGTGCGGCGGCCTGCTCGGGTCATATCTGTCGGTGGCTCATGGCAGATTCGGTGCGTGCGCACCATCACCGTCGCCGCGGCCCGTCGCGCCGCGCTCGCCGCCCAGGGATTCACCACCACCGCAGGCCGGGCCGACGGCTCCCGGAGCGTCCCGACCCGGCGGTCGGTGCTCAACGTCGTGCGCGATACCAAACTGCTGCAACTCGATTCGGTCGCGGCGGTGGTGCGCGCGCAGTACGCCCCGGTGTTCAGCCGGATCGGCGCGTACGACCGTGAGCTACTGGACGAGGCGGCATGGGGGCACAGCGCACGCCGGCCACGCCGGCTGGTCGAGTACTGGGCGCACGAGGCCGCGCTGATCCCGGTCGAGGACTGGCCGCTCATGCGGTGGCGGATGGCTGGGCTGGGCCGCGGCCGCTGGGGCCATGCCGAACGCGTACTGGCGCAGAATCCGGAGCTGCCCGATCGGGTGCTGGCGGTGATCGAGGAGATGGGGGCCGGTACCGCGGCCGAGGTGGAGCGGTACCTGGAGCTGAATCGTCCACGGCGGAAGGATCATTGGGGCTGGAACCACAGCGACACCAAAGTCGTGTGCGAGGTGTTGTTCGCCACGGGGCAGCTGTCGGTGGACAAGCGGGTCGGGTTCCAGCGTCACTACGATCTCACCGAACGCGTCCTGCCGGCCGAGGTGGTGGGTAAGCGGGTCGAAGAGGCGGATGCGGTGCGCGAGTTGATCCTTCGCTCCGCCGACGCGCTCGGCATCGCCACCGAGGCCGACCTGTGTGACTACTACCGGCTGCGACGGCGTCATTGTGAACCGGCGCTGGCAGAGCTGGTCGACGCGGGCGAACTCGAACAGGTGCAGGTACGCGGCTGGGATCGACCGGCCTATCTGCGCGCCGGTGCGCGCATGCCGCGCCGCGTGGAGGGGGCGGCACTGCTGTGCCCGTTCGACCCGCTGATCTTCTTCCGGCCGCGCACCGAGCGATTGTTCGATTTCCACTACCGCATCGAGATCTACACCCCCGAGCACAAGCGGGTGCACGGCTACTACGTCTTCCCGTTCCTGCTCGACGGAGAGCTGGTCGCCCGGGTGGATCTGCGGGCCGACCGCGCGACCGGGCGGCTGCACGTGCCGGGGGCTTTCGCCGAGCCGGACCGGCCGCACGCCCGGATCGCGTCCGAACTGGCGGGGGCCCTGCGGGCGATGGCGAGGTGGCTCGGTCTCGAGGCCGTGGTGGTCGGTGAGCGCGGCGATCTGGCCACGGCGTTACGTGCGGAGGTGGATGGGCGGCCGCGCCCCGTGCGGGACGCGGTCAGGGTCGCGGAACGGGCGTGATCGCCGAGACCGCGGGATCGCCGGCCACCGCCGCCGTGCGTGCCGCCTCGCGCTCGTCGGCCGCACGTCCCCACCGTCCGGCCAGCGCGGCGCAGGTGATGAGCTGGATCTGGTGGAAGATCATCAGCGGCAGGACGATCAAGCCCACCGGATGCCCCGCGAACAACACCGTGGCCATCGGCAGGCCGGTGGCGAGACTCTTCTTGGAGCCGCAGAAGATCACCACGATCCGGTCGGCGCGATCGAATCCGAACAATCTCGCCACGCCGGTGGTAACCCCCAGCACGACCGCCAGCAGGACGATCGCGACGCCCACGACGGCCAGCAGCCGGCCGATCGCCAGGCCCTGCCAGACGTGTTCGACCATGCCGGCGCTGAAGGCCGAGTACACAACCAGATAGACCGATCCGCGATCGACCACCTTGGTGAGCGTGGTGTGCGACAGAATCCGATGCAGCTTGGGGCGCAACAACTGGCCCGCGATGAACGGCAGCAGCAGTTGGACCACGATCTGCAGGATCGACATCGGGGAGACGGTAGCGTTCCCGGTGGTCTGCATCAGCAGCATCACCAGCAGCGGGGTCAGGAACACGCCCAGCAGATTCGACACCGACGCGCTCACCACCGCGGCCGCCACAT
The genomic region above belongs to Nocardia spumae and contains:
- a CDS encoding winged helix-turn-helix domain-containing protein, which produces MRTITVAAARRAALAAQGFTTTAGRADGSRSVPTRRSVLNVVRDTKLLQLDSVAAVVRAQYAPVFSRIGAYDRELLDEAAWGHSARRPRRLVEYWAHEAALIPVEDWPLMRWRMAGLGRGRWGHAERVLAQNPELPDRVLAVIEEMGAGTAAEVERYLELNRPRRKDHWGWNHSDTKVVCEVLFATGQLSVDKRVGFQRHYDLTERVLPAEVVGKRVEEADAVRELILRSADALGIATEADLCDYYRLRRRHCEPALAELVDAGELEQVQVRGWDRPAYLRAGARMPRRVEGAALLCPFDPLIFFRPRTERLFDFHYRIEIYTPEHKRVHGYYVFPFLLDGELVARVDLRADRATGRLHVPGAFAEPDRPHARIASELAGALRAMARWLGLEAVVVGERGDLATALRAEVDGRPRPVRDAVRVAERA
- a CDS encoding bile acid:sodium symporter family protein yields the protein MRLLAKLRIDGFLLGLFAAMAIGLIVPARGGAADVLEWATKVAIAVLFLLYGTRLEPREALAGLRHWRLHTTVLTATYVLFPLLGLAMRLLVPTVLTDDLYTGMLYLCLLPSTVQSSIAFTSIARGNVAAAVVSASVSNLLGVFLTPLLVMLLMQTTGNATVSPMSILQIVVQLLLPFIAGQLLRPKLHRILSHTTLTKVVDRGSVYLVVYSAFSAGMVEHVWQGLAIGRLLAVVGVAIVLLAVVLGVTTGVARLFGFDRADRIVVIFCGSKKSLATGLPMATVLFAGHPVGLIVLPLMIFHQIQLITCAALAGRWGRAADEREAARTAAVAGDPAVSAITPVPRP